A region of the Acinetobacter defluvii genome:
ACATTTAGTCAGAATTGAATTAAAACAAGTTTTAAAACAGCACTGCCGTCAGTGCTGTTTTTTTAATAGTTTGATTCACCACACTACAACGCTGCTTGCCAAAATGCCTCACCTGCAGCAATCGGATCATTGGTTTTGGCGAGTGTGTCAACCCAAGTTTGGTATTGACGAATAATAGGATGCTGACTTGGATGGAAATCTTTTTTATACCAGTCCATATAAGGTTTTTGCATCATGGAAAGTTTCCCTTTTTTTCCAAAAAACCAAGGTAAACCTTGCGCTGCCATTTTGGCACGCTGAAATGCTGAAAAACCATCATATTTCAACATGACGTTGGCACGATAAAAAGTAAATCCAAACATTTGCAAAGTAATAAAAGCTAAGGCGAATTTACGTAGGGTTTCAGACACTTCACCCACGTGTTGCATGACATCATAAGCCACATCACGATGTTCCATTTCTTCAATTGCGTGCCACGCAAATAAGGCACGTGCATACGGGTGAACATCTGCGAGAGTTTCTTTTTTACTATAAAAAGTTTCAGCCATCAGTGCAGTTAAGTGCTCGGCTGCTGCGGTCATCGCAATATTATATTGCTTTGAACGATGCTTGAGTACGTATTGTAAATGTTGATCCAAAAAAGCAATAAACTGATCGACAGGCATGCCTTGCTTTTTCATTTCCTCATTCATTTTGTCATGGGCAATGCCGTGTTGTGCTTCTTGTTTAATAAAGTCCGTGACTTTTTGTGCTAATTCAGGATCACTAATTTTATTACGTAAGGCACGCACACTTTGAATGAAGTAACGTTCACCAATTGGAAAAGTTAAACTTAAAGCATCAAACATGCGTGTCTTAAATGGGTCTCCACCAAACCAAAAACGTGGAATCTCATCAATTTTAAAGTCTAAATTACTACGTACAACAGGATCAACTTGGTGCTTGATATATGCATTCATGATTATTTTTCTCGCAAAATAGGAAACACTTTATTTCCTTCTGTTTAAAATAAGGACTATTATTCAGCTGCTTGCCAAAAAGCTTCTCCAGCAGCAATTGGATCATTGGTTTCGGCTAAAGTATCTACCCAAACTTGGTATTGGCGAATAATCGGATGTTGGCTTGGATGAAAGTCTGGCTTGTACCAGTCTAAATATTGACGTTTCATTCGACTCATGACGCCTCGTCGACCGAAGAACCAAGGCAAGCCGCGATAAGCCAATTTCAAACGTTCAAGACGGCTAAAACCATCATGACTGAGCATGATGTTGGCGCGGTATGAAGTAAAACCAAACATAGCGACTGTGGTCAGTGCAAGGGTAAACTTTCTTAGATACTCAGGTACTTCACCGACTTGTTGCATCACATCAAAGGCGACATCACGATGTTCCATTTCTTCAATCGAATGCCAAGCAAATAAAGCACGTACATAAGGATGTGCGTCAGCCAATGTTTCTTTTTTGCTATAAAAGGTTTCTGCCATCAATGCTGTGAGATGTTCTGCTGCTGCGGTCATGGCAATGTTGTATTGTGGTGAACGATTTTTCAGTTCTGATTTAAACAAACGCATTAAAAAGTTGATGAATTGGTCAACAGGCATGCCTTGTTTACGCATTTCTTCATTCATTTTGTCATGTGCAATGCCATGTTGCGCTTCTTGGCGAATAAAATCTGCAACACGTCGCTGCAAGTCAGGATCAGTAATTTTGTCACGAAACAAACGGACACACTCAATAAAGTAACGCTCACCATCAGGGAAAGTCAGGCTGAGTGCATCGAACATGCGTGTTTTAAAGGGATCGCCACCAAACCAAAAACGTGGAACTTCATCAAGCTTAAAGTTCAGTTTGGTACGAACAACAGGATCAACTTGATGTTTTACATAAGCATTCATTGAATTCACCTATAAAATTTTCTATTCATTTGGATAGGCTGCTTGCCAAAAAGCATTGCCTGCTGCGATAGGATCTGGGGTTTGTTGTAACACATCGAGCCAAGTTTGATATTGGCGAATAATTGGATGTTGACTAGGGTGGAAGTCATGTAATTTAAACTCTAAATTTGGACATACAACAGGTGTCACTTGAAATTTGACTAAACTGTTCATTATTTTATTTCGTCAATAGCCAGTTATGTTTTCAGTATGCAATGAATAAAACAAATTGTTTTGACAGTTGTTGCCATTTTTTATACATTTTACGACAAGTGACAATTTTTATTTTCAAAATGAGTTTGCCATGGAACATCAATTAAAAATATCAAATGGCTATTTTCAACTCTTAAAAGTTTTTT
Encoded here:
- a CDS encoding metal-dependent hydrolase, with translation MNAYIKHQVDPVVRSNLDFKIDEIPRFWFGGDPFKTRMFDALSLTFPIGERYFIQSVRALRNKISDPELAQKVTDFIKQEAQHGIAHDKMNEEMKKQGMPVDQFIAFLDQHLQYVLKHRSKQYNIAMTAAAEHLTALMAETFYSKKETLADVHPYARALFAWHAIEEMEHRDVAYDVMQHVGEVSETLRKFALAFITLQMFGFTFYRANVMLKYDGFSAFQRAKMAAQGLPWFFGKKGKLSMMQKPYMDWYKKDFHPSQHPIIRQYQTWVDTLAKTNDPIAAGEAFWQAAL
- a CDS encoding metal-dependent hydrolase, whose translation is MNAYVKHQVDPVVRTKLNFKLDEVPRFWFGGDPFKTRMFDALSLTFPDGERYFIECVRLFRDKITDPDLQRRVADFIRQEAQHGIAHDKMNEEMRKQGMPVDQFINFLMRLFKSELKNRSPQYNIAMTAAAEHLTALMAETFYSKKETLADAHPYVRALFAWHSIEEMEHRDVAFDVMQQVGEVPEYLRKFTLALTTVAMFGFTSYRANIMLSHDGFSRLERLKLAYRGLPWFFGRRGVMSRMKRQYLDWYKPDFHPSQHPIIRQYQVWVDTLAETNDPIAAGEAFWQAAE